The proteins below are encoded in one region of Vulpes lagopus strain Blue_001 chromosome 10, ASM1834538v1, whole genome shotgun sequence:
- the HOATZ gene encoding cilia- and flagella-associated protein HOATZ, protein METRAGGGLPSHQESVEICPQGLLVFAGSSEQDSNLAKQFWIAASLYPTNESQLVLPRGSSQRLRVARPSRPPGHEKVYLQPFSLEKNKNTDVTAETIKIQESEEKEKYLQKCTFVSIPKRSSPCTFKAYLKCQLLCARRGDLETSRMKNFLPHAHSKLPLSQSSSR, encoded by the exons ATGGAAACGAGGGCCGGCGGAGGCCTCCCCAGCCACCAGGAATCCGTTGAAATTTGTCCCCAGGGATTACTGGTGTTCGCAGGATCTTCCGAACAGGATTCCAACTTGGCCAAGCAGTTCTGGATCGCTGCGTCACTGTATCCTACTAATGAATCCCAGTTGGTGCTGCCCCGAGGTAGCAGCCAGCGCCTGCGGGTGGCCCGGCCCTCTAGGCCCCCTGGGCATG AGAAAGTTTACCTCCAGCCTTTCTCCCTTGAGAAAAACA agAATACAGATGTCACTGCTGAAACCATAAAGATTCAGGAatctgaggagaaagaaaagtatctTCAAAAG TGCACTTTCGTGTCTATACCGAAGCGCTCTTCCCCATGTACCTTCAAGGCCTACCTCAAGTGCCAACTTCTCTGTGCCAGGAGAGGTGACCTAGAGACGAGCAGAATGAAGAACTTCCTGCCACATGCTCACAGCAAGTTGCCTCTATCTCAGTCTTCATCACGGTGA